The sequence agtactgcaccaagagataatacgaaatggaaatgagctacaatatagtatgtatcatgtagggcaatatccataccagcgttacccataactacacctgtagtaccacctagagtaaacaataggataaaactaagagcagcccatagatctacagttcttgtagttgtatggctagccatataggtacctaaccagttgaaaatcttagtaccggtaggaattgcaatcataatagtcatagcagagaaataagctctggtatctacctctagaccgactgtcatcatatgatgtgcccatactaaggaacctagaatagaaatacaacccatagctaagatcatagattgtccaccgaagacagatctagcagcatacatagataatgtctgcgagactacaccaaaagcaggtaaaattagaatgtatacctctggatgtccgaagaaccagaatagatgttgataaagtacactatcaccagaatacatagaatcataaaattcagtgtttacgtgtagatcaagaaggatcataactaatccaccagtaagaataggtagagtgaagactaacataagggcagtaaatatgatagcccagatatatagaatatagttcttagcaccagcattagaacccatgaagacgcaagtaccaaggaagttaatagaacttaaaatactactaattcctagtactgcaagacctccgataatccaatcagttgcctctggatttaacaccatcaagctagtacttagtggaggatacattgtccaaccaagaccactaccaaactcggaacaaatactttgagttaacaacacagaacctaatggtactagaaaataggagatcgcgttagttcttgggaaaacgacttccgaaccaccaatatatattggtacaaagaagttaccatatcctccgtacaaagcaggcattaagaacataaagatcatagctaggccatgtatcgttattatcacattataagtagctatcgtctctgtacaaatgatccgcgatccagaactgtataactcaaatcgaataaacaaagacattatagttcctagaatactgaagatgactccggttatgagatacagacaaccaagttctttatgattgcagtacaccaccaccccactggactgcttaagacagctaaaagtgttggatttcaatatcacggtaatcatgtttgcttggaagctgtagtcattataactattgatttagtataagcatagaaccaatccggtagtaagatatacgatagtagctaatctaccatataagatataagtcgcttgtggaatagcactaccaataataatcaagaagatcatactgtatacccaaataattacccatccactgactacatttcgagtcataaaatgttgtcgtatcaacattcgagtattcaaagctcgaatttcagataaaagagctaagttaatgagagaggacataaatactaacaaaccaccggttttggatgggattacttttaacaccgcataatatgctaaaaagtaccattcaggtacgatatgaagcggagttacaaaccggtttcactggtatggagttatctgggtgcgataattcgacatagctgtgatgttaaggagcataggagatgctacacgccttaattggtactgcattgatataattatcgtacaagcactcagctagttattgagagacactcacgagcccaaaaccataacttcgtaatctcaatggtttgtgatagaaccataacacaatgatctttacacagttcaaccctgtattataaaatccagtagactcatgtccttgtcgtttatataaatctattaatgcttgtcaagttccttgtatctagttagctcactgcgtacttaggatcagaccaaaagagttcactaatggtactagaaaataggagatcgcgttagttcttgggaaaacgacttccgaaccaccaatatatattggtacaaagaagttaccatatcctccgtacaaagcaggcattaagaacataaagatcatagctaggccatgtatcgttattatcacattataagtagctatcgtctctgtacaaatgatccgcgatccagaactgtataactcaaatcgaataaacaaagacattatagttcctagaatactgaagatgactccggttatgagatacagacaaccaagttctttatgattgcagtacaccaccaccccactggactgcttaagacagctaaaagtgttggatttcaatatcacggtaatcatgtttgcttggaagctgtagtcattataactattgatttagtataagcatagaaccaatccggtagtaagatatacgatagtagctaatctaccatataagatataagtcgcttgtggaatagcactaccaataataatcaagaagatcatactgtatacccaaataattacccatccactgactacatttcgagtcataaaatgttgtcgtatcaacattcgagtattcaaagctcgaatttcagataaaagagctaagttaatgagagaggacataaatactaacaaaccaccggttttggatgggattacttttaacaccgcataatatgctaaaaagtaccattcaggtacgatatgaacggagttacaaaccggttcactggtatggagttatctgggtgcgataattcaatcaaaccaaaagccgtttgtaagaaaattaaaccaattagataatatggtagatagggaacaaactgtctccagacgttcttaacccagctcacgtattacatctgacggtgaactagcgttcctaactgaatcttgttcaataacaagggagtaatgagccgacatggaggtgctgatacaatccgaggattagaactcccaatattatctgacctgttatccccggcgtaccttacgaccgttatatgatttagagatagaatgtaatgtggattaatatccacatggtttctacaaagtgtagatataaaatagtgaatggttctgtaaagatcttgcataacatacctttagatttgcttagcattatagagcttgtaggcatgtaagtaactaaagaactatagatactttgagtgaagaatacaaggatagctccaacaataacatggctaaaaatgtataccagttaagatgaaaagtccattaccaaatgcattatcattaatataaagagatagtcctaagtattccgtacagactaacattaagaaggcgactaccaaagtgaatgtcatgatattcgtacagcttgtatacaaatgttggtttttcaaatatacgctggataccactatacttaatgcagagcatagttaagatgataactattgtggatatagaaccaattgaacaccatgtattaatataacaaagataatcagggtaatctggtatccttcttggcataacgttgtgtagttatatgaagcgtacattccttaatatctggaacaatagattatggttagtagtggaacaaggagagcgtctgttgtacatcaacactagatacaaggaacttgacaagcattaatagatttatataaacgacaaggacatgagtctactggattttataatacagggttgaactgtggttagtttcaatgccaaggcagagcactggatgGATACCCaggaactgtgctcccattaataagaatcatatcTAAGTCACCATGCAtcaataccaatcagataacaactgaagctagactccatgttacacttactaaaatgggatcctaggttgatataaactaccttttttctggggagtatatactacgagttggactactggtttagatcttgaaggtctttgtttaccggatccaagttctcttgtgcttttcatgaccatcatgttaagtgcattaagtatagtggtatccagcgtatatttgaaaaaaccaacatttgtatacaagctgtacgaatatcatgacattcactttggtagtcgccttcttaatgttagtctgtacggaatacttaggactatctctttatattaatgataatgcatttggtaatggacttttcatcttaactggtatacattttagccatgttattgttggagctatcctttgtattcttcactcaaagtatctatagttctttagttacttacatgcctacaagctctataatgctaagcaaatctaaaggtatgttatgtcaagatctttacagaaccattcactattttatatctacactttgtagaaaccatgtggatattaatccacattacattttctatctctaaatcatataacggtcgtaaaggtacgccgggataacaggtcagataatattgggagttctaatcctcggattgtatcagcacctccatgtcggctcattactcccttgttattgaacaagattcagttaggaacgctagttcaccgtcagatgtaatacgtgagctgggttaagaacgtctggagacagtttgttccctatctaccatattatctaattggttaatttcttacaaacggcttttggtttgattgaattatcgcacccagataactccataccagtgaaccggtttgtaactccgttcatatcgtacctgaatggtactttttagcatattatgcggtgttaaaagtaatcccatccaaaaccggtggtttgttagtatttatgttatcaacatgtcaatgaaatatcaacaacgatgaaacttatttggttaacataacaacatagaaggtaaagctgattacgttcaaactttacactggatacgtttcaatgttaacttactaaataccatgggagcgaagagaatctaataatgtaactccgttcatggaaatcaaaagagctttcacgctatctctagtgcctgtcgagtcgctcaaggaagatttgatcctgtatatgatttaagggatgtaaaggtgctcagggtctaaccgtcgggccatctggatcctcatattcaaaagataattctatttaagaaagtttttagataaacgacatgtgaagagtcgaccaactttcacgcacgacgataattaccccgacaaggatttacctaccctttgaccgtcataatacaaccgccgtttacattttactgcaccgggcagggattatatactataacctctacagtggtattagcagtatctagtgttgatgtacaacagacgctctccttgttccactacctaaccataatctattgttccagatattaaggaatgtacgcttcatataactacacaacgttatgccaagaaggataccagattaccctgattatctttgttatattaatacatggtgttcaattggttctatatccacaata comes from Besnoitia besnoiti strain Bb-Ger1 chromosome Unknown contig00060, whole genome shotgun sequence and encodes:
- a CDS encoding uncharacterized protein (encoded by transcript BESB_069960); translated protein: MITVILKSNTFSCLKQSSGVVVYCNHKELGCLYLITGVIFSILGTIMSLFIRFELYSSGSRIICTETIATYNVIITIHGLAMIFMFLMPALYGGYGNFFVPIYIGGSEVVFPRTNAISYFLVPLGSVLLTQSICSEFGSGLGWTMYPPLSTSLMVLNPEATDWIIGGLAVLGISSILSSINFLGTCVFMGSNAGAKNYILYIWAIIFTALMLVFTLPILTGGLVMILLDLHVNTEFYDSMYSGDSVLYQHLFWFFGHPEVYILILPAFGVVSQTLSMYAARSVFGGQSMILAMGCISILGSLVWAHHMMTVGLEVDTRAYFSAMTIMIAIPTGTKIFNWLGTYMASHTTTRTVDLWAALSFILLFTLGGTTGVVMGNAGMDIALHDTYYIVAHFHFVLSLGAVLATICGFIFYSRDMFGDTVNLFHVNTGASPYLSIWFVVFLGSILLIFIPMHILGFNVMPRRIPDYPDYLCYINTWCSIGSISTIVIILTMLC